Below is a window of Myxococcus guangdongensis DNA.
CCCGACGGCGCGTAGAAGGAGTAGCTCAGCGCCACCCGTCCCCAGCTCCCCTTCACGTGGTAGTCCAGCTCCACGCCCCGGCTGCCGAGTCGTCCCAGGTTGCGGTACGCCTCCTCGTTCGCCACCGCGTCGTACGAGTAGATGATGGGGTCGGAGACGCCCACGTCGAAGGCGTTGGCGCTCAGCGCGTGGCCCTCGCCCAGTCGCAGCGTGCCCTCCAGCTCGTACACCGTGGTGCGCTCGGGCTTCACGTCCGCGCCCAGGCTGATGTTCTCGATGCCCGGCGCGCGGAAGGCGCGGCTGAACAGCGCCTTGCCGCTGAACGGGCCGAAGGCGCGCAGGAGCACCAGGCGCGGGACGAAGGAGCTGCCGAAGTCGCTGTGGTTCTCGTAGCGCGCGCCCGCGACCACCGTGGCGATGGGGTTCTCCGAGAACGCCTCCACGAAGCCCGCGACGTTCAGGTACGAGACGCTCGTCGCGCCGTCCGCGCCGAAGGCCGTCTGCAGGCCCACGTCCGCGGGCCCCTCGAGCCGGCCCTGGTCCGACGCCACGTCCACGCCGCCGGTGAGCTGCAGGTAGTCCAGCGCCGCCCAGCGCGCCATCGTCCGGCCGCGCAGCCGCATCACCCGCTTCTCGTAATAGAACTCCGAGCCCTGGTCCGTGTCGCGGAACGGCTCGGCGAGCGTCAGGTTGAAGCGGGGGATGATCTCCACCCGCTCGCTCGGGCGGAAGCGGTTGCTCAGCTCCGCGTGGAAGGACTCGAAGTCGGTGGGCGCGGGCGCGTCCAGCACCTCGTCGAAGGCGACGATGGCCGACGTGGAGAAGCGCTGGTACAGCACGCTCAGCTGGAGGTCCCGGTAGCCCACGCCCGCTTGCACCGTGGTCGGGTCCAGCTTCGTGTTGCCGCCCATCTGCGCGGTGTTGCCGAAGAAGTCCTCGAAGCGCCCGTCGCTCCGCTGGCCCTGGCCCAGGGACGCGGAGGCGAAGACGCTCAGGCCCGGCGCGGACTCGAACACCTTGCGGCCCGACAGCGTGAGGCTGCGCCGCCCGTTGACCGACTCCAGCTGGCCATAGGTGCCCGACACCATCAGGTCCGAGCTGCCCTGCACGCCCCGGGTGATGACGTTGATGACGGCCAGCTCCGCGTTGCCGCCGTAGATGACCGAGCCGGGCCCGCGCACCACCTCGATGCGCTCGATGAGCTCCACGGGCAGCTCGTTGCCCAGCTGCATCGTCGAGTAGAGCTGCTCGTTGAGCTCCTTGCCGTCGACGACGAGCAGCACCTTGCCCTCGTAACCCCACAGGCCGCGGAATCCCGGCCCCACCGTGCCCTGCGTGTCCACGCCGAAGAAGAAGCCCGGCACCTGGAGCAGCACGTCCATCAGGTCGCGCGCGCCCGAGTCACGAATCTCCTCCGCCGTCAGCGACGTCACCACCGCGGGCGAGTCGCGCAGCCGGGTGATGGCGAACGAGGCCACCTGGCTGTGCACGTCCGACTCCCCATCCAGCGGCAGCTCCTCCTGCGCGCGGGCCTCGGGCGTGGGCTCGGGCGTGGGCGCGGGCTCCTCCCACTGCGCGAGGGCGGGAGACGCGCACAACAGCAGCGAGAGCAGACTGGGGCGGAGCCGATGACGGCGGACCATGGGAACCTCCAGGCAATGACGGGGCGTGGGCGTCCCAAGGCCCTCGTCAGACATTCGGAATGGGAAGCGGTGCGGGGAACGAGCGGCTTCAGCGCACCCGGACGGCGACACGACGGCCTGCTTCGACCTCGACGCTCATGCGACGCTTCACCTCGCCGTTGACGCGGACCTCCACGCGGGCCGGGCCGGCGGGGAGGTTCTGGGCGACGAGAGGTGGAAAGCCATAGGGGCGGTTGTTGACCCAGACCTCGCCGTAGAGCGACGGGGAGGTGATGTCGAGCTCACCCCGTCCCGTCGCCTCGGCCTTCACCGCCACGGGCGCGGCGGCGGCGGTCGTGGGCGGCGCCTCGGGAGGCGGCGGCGGCGCGGCGGGCGTCGTGCTGGCCACCGGGCGCGTCGGGGCGGGCGGCGCGAGCTGCTCGCTCACGTCCCGGTTGAGGGAGTGCACGCCGTCCTCCTCCAACACCACCGTCTCCTCCATCAACCGACGCTCTCCTTGTGCGAGCGCCACCCGGTAGGTGCCCGGCCGCAGCGGCAGCCGCGCGGGCGTCATGTCCACCGCCTTGCCATCCACCTGCACCACCAACCCCGGGGGCGTGGAGGTCACCAGCAAGAGTCCGTTGCGCGGCTCCTCGAGCACCTCGGGCGGCTCCTCCTTGGCGTGCGGGGTCGCGCGAGAGGGGTTGGTGCGCGTGGGCTTCGCGCGCGGCGGTGTCCGCGTGACGGTGGGCTCTCGCGCGGGCTTGGTGGGCTCGACGCGGCCCCGGTCGCGCTCACGCGACTGGAGGTCCGTGGCGATGCGCAAGAGTTCGACCAGGTCGCCGCCGGGGGTCCTGCGCAGGCTCAAGGCCTCGGTGAACTCGCGCACGGCGATGTCGTAGTCGCGGTCCTCCAGCGCGGCGAGCCCCGCGGCGCGGCGAGCGCGGGACAGCCCCTCGTTCGCGTCCTCCGACGGCGGCGCGGGGGCGGCGACGGGCGGCGTGGGGGTGGTGGTTCCCGAGACGGGTGGGGGAGGAGGCACGTCCGACGCGCGGCGCTTGCGCACCACCACGTACGCCATGGCGTTGATGGCGAGCGTTCCGACGACGATGACGGCAATCCAGGTCTTCTGTTTCATCCGCTTCTCGGTCTCACCGCGCGCGCCGCGTCCACCCCGGCGCGAAGGCCGTCACCCTCAGGCGACGAAGTACCAGAACAGGGCACTGGCACAGACGGCGGCGCCGACAGTCAAGACGACGGGCCAGGGAAAGGGCGGCTCGCTCACGGGCAAAGGCCCGGGAGGCGGACTGTGCACCGTGGCCGACGTGCGCTCCTCCACCGGAGGTCCCGGACGCACGCCCGGCAAGTCGTCCAGGGGGGACATGTGGCCGGAGGACATTCCGCTGCCGGAGGCCCCGCTGAAGGCGGCCAGCGCCGCGCCCGTGTTCCCGGGCCGGTCCGCGGGGAACAGCGACGTCACCAGCGCCGCCAGCTCACGCCCGCCCGACGTCCAGTTCTGCGACGCGCGGAAGCGCTCCAGGTCCATCGCCAGCTCGCGAGCGCTCTGGTAGCGCGCGTCCGGCTCCTTCTCCAACAGCCGCAGGATGATGCGCTCCAGCTCCGGCGCGAAACCCGGTGACACCTGTGATGGACGCGTCACCTGCACCTGGGTGGCGGCGACGATGGTCTGCTCCACCGTCTCGCGCTTGAACAGGCGTTTGCCGGTGGAGGCCTCGTAGAGGACGATGCCCAGCGAGAACAAATCCGAGCGGTGGTCCAGCTCCCGGTTCGTTATCTGCTCCGGGGACATGTACGCGTACTTGCCCTTCACCACCCCCACGCTGGTGCGCTCCACGTTGACCGCGCTCTTCACGATGCCGAAGTCCGCCAGCTTGACGATGCCGTCACGCGACACGAGCACGTTGCCCGGCGTCACGTCCCGGTGCACCAGCTTCAGCGGCGTGCCGTCCGGCAGCGTCTTCGAGTGCGCGTACGCCAGCGCGTCCGCCACCGCGATGCCCACGTCCACCGCCACCCGCTGCCCCAGGGGGAAGGCCGACTTCCACGAGTGCCGCAGCACCCGGTCCAACGACTGACCTTGGATCCACTCCATGGCCAGGTAGTACTGGCCATCAATCTTCCCGAAGTCGAAGACCTGGACGATGTTCGGATGCGTCAGCAGCGCGGCCACCTTCGCCTCGTCCGCGAACATCCGGCTGAACGCCTCCAGATTGGCGTACTCCGGCAGCACCCGCTTGATGACACACGGCTTGGAGAAGCCGTCCGGACCGTCGATGGAGGCCAGGAAGATGTGCGCCATCCCCCCCGCGGCGAGCCGCTGGAGGATTCTGTACTTCCCGAAGAAGACCTCTTCCACGGGGGCCGGCACTGGCACGTCGAGCCTGTCCAACTGTCGCCTCAGGAAAAAGCTGTAAGGCGAGAAAGATACATTCCGTCTGACTACCCCTCAAGTTCATGACTTTCTGGGTATCAGGTAACAGTCGTATCAAGCGCCTCGGACCCGGTGGGTCATTCGCCGCGAGGTTTGCGGCGGCTCTTGCGACGGGGTTTGCGTCGGGCGGGGGGCGGCTTGGTCACCTCGGCGAAGCGCGCGCCGCTGACGCCCGCGTGCTCGAGGGCCTGTTTGATGCCCTCGGAGACGATGAGGCTGACGGGCCAGCCCCAGGTGCGCAGGACGCGGGCGCCGCCGGTCTTCTCCGGGTCGATGCGCAGGCCCCGCACGGTGCGGTAGTGGCCCACGCGCTCGGGAGGGGCGTCCTGGGCGGTGTAGTGGGCGACCTCCGCGCAGCCGCGCTCGTCGATACAGCGCATCAGCCGGGTCGCGACGAGGATGAAGTACGGCTCGCGCTCGCCCTCCACCTCCACGGGGAGCAGCTGCACGTCGTCCGGGGCCAGCTCCCGGAAGACGGAGGCCACGGTGGCGTGGACCACGGGGGTGAGCCCCGCACCGGCCAGGGAGAAGTCCAGGGGCCGGCCCGGGGGCTGGACGGTGAGCTTCAGCCGTCCCCGCTGGCGCACCGGCGCGCCCGCGGTGAAGAACCAGACGGAGTCCATCTTCCGCCCGTCCACGGACACCGGGTCGCTCAGCTCGCGACGGGCCGGGTTGCGGAAGTCGTCGTGCAGGTCGAAGTAGCGGGCGGCGTGGGCCGCCCTCGGGGGAGCTCGCCGCGCGGCGGACGCACGGCGGGGCCTGTCCGGGGTCTCCTCGGAAGGTGCCGCGCCGACGCGTGGAGTCCCTTCGGGGGAGGCCGGACCCGGAATGCGCCGCGCGAGCAGTCGGAGCGCCTGGGTGAGCCGCCTGAACATCCGCCGATGTTACTTCGCACCTCCCGGGTGAGGGCGAGCGGAACGTGAGGGCCCCTGCTCGCGCGCCTCCCCGGCCACCAGCCTGGGGCGCCTACCAGGAGGTGTGGTGCGCGTAGCGGCCCGCGCGGGTGTCCAGGCTGAGGAAGGAGAACTGGCCCTCCGAGCAGGTGCCGCTGTTGAGGAACAGGCGGCTGCCGTGCTCCACCTTCATGCCCAGGTGGGTGTGGCCGGTGACGACGACGTCCGCCTCCTGCTCGTGGGCGCGCGCCAGGGCCCAGCGCTGGAAGGTGCAGCGCTCCGGGTCCGACGCCGCGTGTGTCAGCCGGACGTCCAGCGCCTGGAACATGCGGAACATCGCGTGCAGCCGCATGCGCCGGAGCCACGCGCCCGTCCACACCGCGGCCTCCGACAGCCAGCGCGCCTTGCGGATGACCCAGTCGTGGTGGTGGCCGTGGGTGAAGAGCATCCGCACCCCGTCCGCCTCCAGGACGAGCTGCTCGGGGGCGCCCAGCACCGTGCCCGCCACCAGGTCGTGGTTGCCGTGGATGTAGTGGTACTGGGGCTGGGAGAAGCGCTGGACCAGCTCCGGATGGGCGGCGCGAGCGGCCGCCAGCTCGGCCGCCTGCCGGCCTGGAGTCTTGGAGGTGAGCGTCTCGAAGATGTCCCCCAGCAGGACGATGCGCTCGAAGTCGCCCTCCAGCCCGCGCAGGAAGCGCAGGAAGGCCGTGTCCTCGTGGCCGAAGTGGTCCGCCGCGTCGCGTCTGCCCAGGTGCAGGTCTGAAATCACCGCGATGTGCATGGCGTGTCCCTATTCCTCCCACGTTGCAAGGTCGAGGCCCGTCACATCCCGGCGGCTTCGGACGTGACGTCCTGGAGGGCCCGGTCCGGCCCCGGGTGTGCCCCGCAAGGCTGCGCACGCGCCCCGCGTTCCGCCACGAAATCCGCGGGGCGGCTCTCACCGCGCGGATGTCACACGCCTCCGGGACTTTTTCCCGGCACCCCCGCGCTTCGATTTGCATTCGTGTCGTGTGGACACTAAGAATGGTGTCTGAACAACACGAAGTGGCGAATGTTCGAGGGGCGGACCCGATGGTCATCGGCTACATGAAGGCGGCACCGACGTCGTACGTGATGCAGTTCGAGGGCGGGCGGGTGGTGCGGGAGGGGGCGGGGCTGTCGTTCTTCTACTGGAAGCCGTCCGCGACGCTGGTGAGCGTGCCCCTGTCGAGCGCGGACGTGCCCTTCGTGTTCAACGAGGTGACGCGGGACTTCCAGGCGGTGACGCTGCAGGGGCAGCTGACGTACCGGGTGGCGGACGCGCGCAAGCTGGCGGGGCTGTTGGACTACTCGTTGGCGGCGTCGGGGCGCTACCGCTCGGACGACCCGGAGAAGCTGCCGGAGCGGCTGGTGCAGGTGGCGCAGGTGCGGGCGCGCACGGTGGTGCAGGGGCTGAGCTTGCGCGAGGTGCTGGTGAGCGCGCAGACGATTGAGGACCAGGTGCTCTCGTCGCTCGCGTCGGCGGAGCCCATCCGCGCGCTGGGGGTGGAGGTGATGGCGTTCTCGCTGCTCTCCGCCAAGCCGACGCCGGAGATGGCGCGGGCCCTGGAGGCCGAGGCGCGCGAGGGGCTGCAGCGCCACGCGGACGAGGCCATCTACGCGCGCCGCAACGCCGCGGTGGAGCAGGAGCGGCGCATCAAGGAGAGCGAGCTGGCGACGGAGCTGGCCGTGCAGGAGCGCCAGCGGCAACTGCGTGAAGCGAAGATGGCGGCGGACATCGCGGTGGAGGAGCAGCGCGCGGCGCTGATGGAGCGCTGGACGCAGAACGAGAAGCAGGCCGCGGACGCGCGCGCCTACGCGCTGGAGAAGACGCTGGCCCCCGTGCGCGGCGTGGACTGGAAGACGCTGATGGCCACCTCGGCGAGCGGCGGGGACCCCGCGCTCAACATCGCGCTCGCCTTCCGGGAGATGGCGGAGAACGCCCAGCGCATCGGCGAGCTGAACGTGTCGCCGGACCTGCTCCACTCGCTGATGAGCGCCGGTGGAGGAAGCAGGCCCCCGCAGACCACCGCCCCGCGCGCGCCGACGCCGCCCGCCCGCGAGCGCTGAAGCCAGGAGGGGAGGGCACGCCATGTTCGAGAAGATTCTCCTGGTCACCCGCCGCACGCGGCTGGCGGGGTTGGTGGAGCGCTTCAACACGAAGAAGCAGGCCAAGTTCTACGTGGAGAACGCGGGACAGGACTTCGACGAGTTCGAGCGCGAGGACGCCTCCTACGCGCGCGCGGTGGACCGGCTGCGGGACTCCCTGGACGTGGGGCTGCCGGTGCAGCAGGTGGACCGGAGCCTGGTCCCCACGTTCCTCTTCACCGGGAAGGAGATTGTGGTCGTCGCCGGGCAGGACGGGCTGGTGGCGAACGTGGCCAAGTACGTGGGGGAGCAGCCGCTGGTGGGCGTGAATCCGGACCCGGATCGCTTCGACGGCGTGCTCCTGCCCTACGAAGTCCCGGGCGCCAGGGCCGCGGTGCGCAAGGTGCTGGACGGCAAGGCGCGCACGCGGGGCGTCACGCTCGCGGAGGCGCGGCTGGAGGACGGGCAGCGGCTGCTCGCGTTCAACGACTTGTTCATCGGCGCCAGGACCCACGTGTCGGCGCGCTACCGGCTGAGCCACGGGGGGCAGGAGGAGGCGCAGTCGTCCAGCGGGGTGCTGGTGTCGACGGGGGCGGGCTCCAGCGGGTGGCTGTCCAGCGTCTTCACGCTGGCGCGCGGGCTCACCGCGCGCACGGGCGGGGTGCCGGGCGAGGCGTGGCGGCTGTCGTGGGAGGAGCCCCGGCTGGCCTTCGTGGTGCGCGAGCCCTTCGTCAGCCGCAACTCGGGCGCGGAGCTGGTGGGCGGCTTCGTCACGGCCGAGGAGGAACTGGTGCTGGAGTCGCGGATGCCGTCGGGGGGCGTCATCTTCAGCGACGGGATGGAGGAGGACTTCCTCGCGTTCGGCGCGGGGGCCCGCGCCCACATCCGTCCGGCGAAGCAGCGCGCGCGACTGGTGATGGCCTGAGGCCGCGCGCGCCGGGCTCCGGGTCAGGTCACCGTCACTTCGATGTCGGGGCAGTCCACCGCGGTGTCGTGGAACTCGCCGTTGAGGGCGGGCACCTTCGCCGCGTCCGTGGTGACGTCCATCAACTGGCCCACGAAGTGGATGCGGTAGGTGCCCGGCGTCTGGATTCCGTACGCCTGCGCCACGTCGACGCCGCGCTCCTCTGACGCGCCCGGGGCGAGCGTGGCGTAGGAGGACGCGTCCGGCGGCCCGCGCTTGACCATGGGCCCCATGTAGGACTGGTCCGCGGCGGAGCCGGTGAGCGTCACCTTGAAGATGTCGTTGCGGATGCCCTCCAGCGGCGTGTGCCACTTGAGCACGTACACCGGCTGCGCGGAGGTGTTGGTGAGCTTGAAGAGCACCTCCACCGGCTCGCCCGCCTTCACCTGGGCGGGCGCGCTCAGCGAGCACTCCAGCGTCTTCTTCGCCATGGCCGTCGTCTCCTCGGGCCGCCCATCCGCGGGCGGCGCTGACTCTTCCTTGCGCGCCGCGCAGCCCGCCGCGGCGATGGCCGCGGTCAGCAGCGCGATGCGACCTGCGTGTCCGTGCTTCATGTGTTGGACCTCCGCCCTTCGCTCAGGGAGCGCGGGAGCGCGCCCCCGACAAAAAGAAAGCGGGGACGCCCGGCCGCGCCCCCGCTCCCCCTTCACATCATGTCAACGGCGTGCTGTCACGGCAGCGCGGGCGTGTTCTCCGCGAAGTACTCGTGGCTGTCCGCGTTGTCGCGGGCGCGCGCGGAGTTGGAGCTGGTGAGGCTGCGGCAGGCGCTCTGGCCGTACGCGTGGTCATCCGTGTCCGCCACCACGGTGAAGTGGCTCATCTCGTGGACCAGCGTGCCGCCCTTGGAGTCGGTGCCGGACATGGGCGCGCTCCAGAAGGCGTTGCACACGTAGATGCGGTAGTGCCCGTTCTTGTAGACGTACGCGTAGGCGCTGTCCGTGCACGCGCAGTCGACGATGACGCTCTTCGTGTCGAACGCGTTCTTGATGGAGGCGAAGTGCGCCTTGATGAGGTTCACGTTCGTCGCGTTGTTCGGACCGAACCAGGTCGTGAAGCGCGAGCCGATGGTGCCGTTGAGGTAGTTGACGGCGCCGTTCGTCATCGACTGCGCGGTGCTGAACGCCGTCGTCACCGTGGAGGCCGGGCGCGAGCCCGTGCAGCTCGACGTGGACAGCGCCTGCGCGGAGACGGAGTCATGGCCCCAGGCGACGGGCGGCTGGAACTGACGGCCCTCCACGAACACGCTCAGGCTGTCGGAGGCCAGCTGGGACAGGCCCTGGTGGCCCTCGTCCGAGTGGTGGCCCTCCGAGTCGTAGCGGATGCTGTAGCTGCCCGTCTTCGCGAAGTCGTAGATGGTGGCCAGGTCCACCGTGTAGGAGACGCTCTCGCCCGCCGCCAGGCGCAGGAAGTCCGTCGTCGCCGGCGTGGCCCACTTGTAGTGACGGCCGTTGTACTCCGCCTTCTGCCCGTCCACCGTCACCTGGAACAGGTCCTCCTTGATGCCGTCCGTCGGCGTGTGCCACTTGAGCACCCGCACCGTGTCCCGCGACACGTTCGTGAGCGTCACCTGCACGCTGACGCCCTCGCGCGCCGCGTAGGACTGGCTCGGCACCGACAGCTTCACCGCCACATCACCCGCGACCGCGTCGCGCGCGCTCTCGCCCTCGGTGGGGATTTCTCCCGCACGCTCGTCCGGCGCACCACACGCGCCCAGCAGCGACACGCTGACAACGGCACCCATCCACCAATTGAGGCGACCACCTGAGCTGAGGCTCATGTCGGGGACTTCCTTTCGGGGATTGCTTTGGGGAGTGACTTCGCGGAGCGCGCGGCGGTCCTCATTCAGAGAATGCGGCCCTGTCGCGCTATTCAGCTTATAGCTCCGTTCACTCCACCCCGTCCAGGCCCGACATGTCGGAGGGGCTACGGGCGCGCGTAGGCGACGAGCAGCGCCACCATGCCGACGGCGTAGCCGAGCACGACGGGGCCGAGCGCGAAGAGGACGGCGTCATAGAGGCTTTCAGTCTGGGTGTTCATGGCGTGTGTTCCTTGCGTGGTGCCGCGCGTCCATCGCGTGGCATCCGGACACATGAGCAAGGCGTGGGCCATGTCCTTCCCGGGCGCGAAACCCCATGCACTTCGCGAGGTTGCCGAAGGCGTGGGGTGGGAGCGCGCCGCGGGGCTCGCGCAAGGTGTTCGCCCGTGGGACGCGCGCGTGCGGCCGCGGTATCGGCCCTGGCGCGCGCGTGCACCGGTTGCGTCGCTCCTCAGGGAGCAGCGGCGCTCTTGGGGGCGAGCGAGCGGACGAGCTCCAGCGCGCGGCGCACATGCTCGCCCACGCGAATCTGGGATTCGAAGCTGTCCTGGACGATGCCTTGCCGGTCCACCACGAAGGTGACGCGGCCGGGCAGCATGCCGAGGAACGACGTGCCCACGCCGAACGCCTCGCGCGCCGTGCCCTGCGCGTCGCTCAACAGCAAGAAGGGCAGGCGGTGCTTGGCGGCGAAGCCCTGGTGGGACGCCACCGAGTCTGCGCTGATGCCCACCACCTCCGCGCCCGCCGCGACGAAGTCCTCGTACTGGTCCCTCAACCCGCAGGCCTGCACCGTACAACCCGGTGAGTCGTCGCGCGGGTAGAAGTAGACGACGAGCACTTTCTGTCCCACCAGGTCCTTCAGGCGCACCGGCTGATTGCCCGGGCCCGTCAGTGTCACGTCCGGCAGCACATCGCCCTGCTTCAGCAGCTTGTTCTTCGCCACGCTTGGCTCCTCCCGCACGCACGCGGTGCTACAGGGGCGTGCCGTCGACGCGGCAGTCAACCATGCCCCCGAGGGTGGGGCGAGCTTGCGGACGAGCGTCAACAAGCGCGCGGGGTGCACAGCCTGCCCCCTCGCTTTCCGAGAGAGCGCGCGGGCGCGGTGTCACGCGCAACCACGCCGCACGCATCCGCGATACTTCCACCGCATCTGAATCCGCGTGGGGCAGCAGGTGTTGCTCCCACGTCCGGCAGGCGACAGCCCTGCGCGCGGCCGGACCCGAAATTTCGGGCACGGGAAGCAATGGCGTCTTACCTTTCGAGACAAGACGTGAGAGCTTAGCTACGGGTACAGGGCGGAAACTTTCGCCGAGGTTGCGCAAGATGCCGTTCAGGCGTAGGACGCAGCCTCGGGGGGTTGGTCAGGAGTGAACATGGTCGGCCTCGTCGTCGCATCGCACGGGCGTTTGGCGGAGGAGCTGGTCTCCACCGCGGAACAGATCGTGGGGAAGCTCCCCGCGGTGGCAACCTGCAACATCGAGCCGGGGACTCCCGTCGAGGACCTCCGCGCGAAGATGAAGCAGGCGGTGTCGCGCGTGGACACGGGTGATGGCGTCATCATCCTCGCGGACCTGTTCGGAGGTACGCCCTGTAAGGAGTCGCTGATGATGTGTCAGCGCATGAACCTGGAGGTCCTGGCGGGCGTCAACCTGCCCATGCTCCTCAAGGCCAACTCGCTTCGCTCCGAGCAGATGACCCTCCCGGAGATGGCCAACCAGCTCGCGTCCTATGGTCAGCGCAACATCACCTGTGCATCCGCCCTGCTTCGCGAGGCTCAGCAGCAGCCGCGAACTTGACCAAGTGGCGCGGGTCGGCGATTCGAGACGGCTGTGATCACCCTGGTCCGCGTCGACAACCGCCTCATCCACGGCCAGGTCGTCGAGGCCTGGCTGCCGCACCTCAAGGTCTCCCGCGTCGTCGTCGCGGATGACGAGGCTGCCTCCAGCCCGCTCATCCGCGCCGCCATGGCGCTCGCGGTGCAGAGCGCCATCGAGGTGCAGATCCTCCCGCTGTCCCAGGTGGACTTCGCCGCCCTCTCCAAGGACGGGGTGCGCACGCTGGTGCTGTTGCGCGACGTGGCCTCGGTGCCCTTCGCGTACGCGCACGGGCTGAACCTGGGCGAGCTCAACCTGGGCAACGTGCACTTCGGCACGGGGCGCCGGCAGGTGTCCCCGTCGGTGTTCCTGGCGGAGGCGGAGCTGCGCACGCTGCAGCAACTGGCCGAGCAGGGCGTGCGCGTGGAGGCCCGCGCCGTCCCCGCGGAGAAGCCCGTGGAGCTACCGGACCTCTCCGAGCGGTGGGTGAAGGCCGGGTGAACACGTGAGCGTCCTCTGGACCCAGGTGGCGCTCGCGGGGTTGTGGGGCGGACTGGTGGCCGTGGAGCGCAAGGCGTTCCTGCAGGCCATGCTGTCGCGCCCGTTGGTGGCCTCCGCCGTGATGGGGCTCTTGCTCAACGACGTGCCCTCGGGTCTGGGCGTGGGGCTCCTCCTGGAGCTGTTCTTCCTGGGCACCGCCAACCTGGGCGCGTCCCTGCCGGAGAACGACACGCTGGCGGCCACCGCCACCAGCGCGGCGGCGTGCACGATGACGCTGGCCTCGGGCGCGGGCTCCACGCCGGCCATCTGGTCCCTGGCGGTGCTGCTCTTCATCGGCATGGGCCGGGTGGGGCGGCGCGCGGACCGGCTGCTGGAGGGCTACTCGGCCCGGCTGGCGCGCGTGGCGCTCGCCTCCGCGGAGACCGGCAACCTCACGCGCGCCATGCGGCAGAACCTGTGGGGCATGTGGCCGCACTTCGTGGTGTACGGCGTGCTGACGTCGTTGTGCGCGCTCGCGGGCTTCTTCGTGGAGCCGGTGCTCCAGTCGCTGCCGTCCATGCTGGTGCGGGGGCTGGCGTGGGCCTGGCCGGCCATGGCGTCGGTGGCGGCGGCCATCGCGGCGCAGGGCAGCCACGCGAAGAAGGCGCCCCTCTACGCGGCCCTGGGCGCCGCGGCGGTGACGGTGGCCGTGGTGCTCTACGTGCTCCAGGGGCATGACGCGTGAGCGCTCCGGACACCACGCTCCCCTGGGGGGTGCTCCTGCGCGTCTTCATGCGCTCGCTCTTCCTGCAGGCCTCGTGGAACCCCAAGGGCATGCAGAACCTGGGGCTGGCCTACGCGGTGTTCCCCGCGCTGGAGCGGCTGTACGCGGCGGGCTCCGCGCGCGAGGAGGCGGTGCGCCGGCACCTGGTCTTCTTCAACACGCACCCCTATGTCGCCGCGGCGATTGTCGGCGGCGTCGTCTTCCATGAGGAGCGCATCTGCCGGGGGGAGGAGACCCCGGACAAGGTGGTGGCCTTCAAGGCGGCGCTGATGGGGCCGCTGGCGGCGCTGGGGGACGGGTTCTTCTGGCTGTCGCTCAAGCCCGCGGCGGGCGCGGTGGGGGCGGCGCTGGTGCCGCTCCTGGGCCTGTGGGCGGTGCCCGTCTTCCTGGTGCTCTACAACCTGGTGCACCTGCTGCTCCGGGTGAGGTTGTATTGGCTGGGGCTCACCCTGGGGGACCGGCTGGTGGAGGCGGTGGCGAAGGCCAACCTGCCGGCCCGGGGGGCGCGGCTGCGGACGGTGGCGGCGTTGTGCGCCGGAGGGCTGGCGGCGTGGCTGGCCGTGTCCTTCGGGGCCAATGCCGGTGGGGCGTACGCGCCCTTCCTGGCGGCCGGGTGTCTGGCCCTGGGGGTTGCATCCTACGTGCTGGTCAGCCGTCGGGTGCCCAACTACGTGGTGCTCTACCTCGCGGCGACGCTGGCCTGCGCGGCGGGTGCC
It encodes the following:
- a CDS encoding PTS system mannose/fructose/sorbose family transporter subunit IID, yielding MSAPDTTLPWGVLLRVFMRSLFLQASWNPKGMQNLGLAYAVFPALERLYAAGSAREEAVRRHLVFFNTHPYVAAAIVGGVVFHEERICRGEETPDKVVAFKAALMGPLAALGDGFFWLSLKPAAGAVGAALVPLLGLWAVPVFLVLYNLVHLLLRVRLYWLGLTLGDRLVEAVAKANLPARGARLRTVAALCAGGLAAWLAVSFGANAGGAYAPFLAAGCLALGVASYVLVSRRVPNYVVLYLAATLACAAGAFL